The genome window ACAACGGCGCCGGTGGACTGGTGACGCCGCTGGCCGGGATTCGCGCCATGCACGACGTGGCGCGCAACCACGGCTGTGCCGTACATCTCGACGGCGCCCGCCTGTGGAACGCCTCGGCCGCGTCGGGGACGCCGTTGCACGAGTTCGCACGCTTTGCCGATACCGTGATGGTCTCCTTCTCCAAGGGGCTGGGCGCGCCGGCCGGTGCCGCGCTCGTCGGATCCGAGGAGGTCATCGAGCGGGCCAACGAGCATCGCAAGCGCCTGGGCGGCGTGATGCGCCAGAGCGGGATCCTGGCGGCCGGCGCGCTCTACGGGCTCGAGCACAATCGCGACCGGCTGCACGTCGACCACGAGCACGCCACCGAGTTCTCGTTCATCGTCGACCGGGCCATCGCGGCGACCGTGGTCCCGCCGGACAGCAACATCGTGATGATCGACCTGACCCCGGGGCTCTCGGCGCACGACGTGGTACGCCGCGTGGCGGAGCATGGGGTGAAGGTCGGCGTCTGGACGCCGACGCGTGTACGGGCCGTGATGCACCTCGACGTCACGCGCGAGCAGGTGGAGCAGGCGGGCGAGGCGGTGCTGGAAGGGCTCGACGAGGCGTGGCGCGCCCTTGGCGATACGAGCGAGTGGCCGGCGGTTCCGCGGAAGTAGCTTTTCCGCGGGCGGTTGTCGCGACGGGAGACGGTCACTAGACTTCTCGTCGCTCCAGGTCCCGAAGGGCGAAAGCGCGCCAACCCCGTGAGGACCCCGAAGGTAGCAGCGGTACGCGATGTCTTGCGTTGCTTCGTCAGACCTGGAGTATTCGCGCGGGCGCTCGTCAGAGCCCCGCGCGTTTTTTTGTTGCCCCACTCCTGCCGCCCGCCACTCCCGCCACCGAGCGATGCGGGCCAATTTGAGACAGGCGAGTTGAGCGTCATCCCTCGCCACTCCAGGAAGACGCGTGTGATGCTGCCGTCACGCGTCTTCTCGTCTTCTCGTCTTCCCGTCTTCCCGTCTTCCCGTCTTCCGCCTTTGATCGCTCTCGCCCGGAAGTACCGTCCCAGGAACTTCGCGACGGTCGCCGTCCAGTCACACGTCTCCAACACGCTCAAGGGGGCTATCGCCCGTGGGCGGGTGGCGCATGGCTACCTGTTGTGTGGGCCGCGCGGCGTGGGCAAGACGACGCTGGCGCGTGTGCTGGCGATGGCGCTCAACTGCGAGAACAAGCGCGACGACGGCGAGCCGTGCGGGGCGTGCCAGAGCTGCACGCGCATCTGGAGCGGCGGGGCGTCGCTCGACGTGGTGGAGATCGACGCGGCGTCCAACCGCGGCGTGGATGACGCGCGCGACCTGCGTGAGCGGGCGATGTACGCCCCGTCGGGCGAGGGGCGCTACAAGGTCTACATCGTCGACGAAGCGCACATGCTCACGCGCGAGGCGTGGAATGCGCTGCTGAAGATCCTCGAGGAGCCGCCGCCGCGCGTCGTCTTCGTCTTCGCGACAACCGAGCCGCAGAAGATCGCGCAGGCGGCCGCCCCGGTGCTCTCGCGGCTGCAACGCTTCGACTTCCGCCGCATGGGGCCGGGGGACATTCGCGATCGCGTGGGGGCGGTGCTGGGCGAGGAAGGGGTGGCGTTCGAGCCCGAGGCGCTGGGGATGATCGCCCGGGCCGCCGACGGCTCCATGCGCGACGCGCTGTCGCTCACCGACCAGGTGCTCGCGTTAGGCGATGGCGGCGTCACCGCGCAGCGCGTGCGCGAGGCGCTCGGGCTGGTGGCCGAGGACGAGTACATCGCCCTGCTCGACGTGATCGGCGAGCGGCGCGCGGGCGACGTCTTCGGCCTGGTGGGGCGTCTCGTCGACCTTGGCGTCGACCTGGGGCAGTTCCTGGCGGGGCTGGGCGACATCCTGCGCGCCCAGCTGGCGCTGGCGTTAGGCGCCCGGGAGGTCGAGGTGAGCGCGGCGGCGCGCGAGGCGCTGGAGGCACGGAAGGAGCGCCTGGCGCCGGGCGACATCCTTCGCATGCTCAACGCCGTCGCCGAGCTCGAGCCACGCTTCCGGCGGAGCGGACAGCAGCAACTCCTGCTCGAGACGCTCCTCGTGCGGTTTGCCCTGCTCGATCGCACGCTCGACCTGGAGTCGGTGCTGCGCGAAGTGGGCGGTGGTGGCGGCGGTGGTGGTGGCGGCGGGGGAGCGGGCGGGGCGGACCGCCGCGCCCTCCGTCCGCGTTCCGCCCGTCGGGGGGAGTCGCGCGGGGGATACCGTGCCGCTCCACCGGTCGCTGGGGACTCTGCCCCGCGCGCCGACATCTCGGGGCGTCGCGAGACGCCGGTCGACACCCCGCGGGTGCAGGAAGGGCGCATTCCCCCGCCGCGAGGGGAAGGGCCGCCGCCGCGTGGTGGTCCGCCATCGCGCGGCGACTCCGGGGGCTACGGCGCACGGATGGAGGCCGGCCCGGGGCTGGAACGCGAGGTGGGGGCGACGGCGACGATGTCGCCACCCACCGCGGTCGCCGAACGGCTCTCGCCGGTTGAACCCGTCCGTCGGCCGGTCCCGGCGA of Gemmatimonadota bacterium contains these proteins:
- a CDS encoding aminotransferase class I/II-fold pyridoxal phosphate-dependent enzyme; this translates as MTIDIRSDTVTKPSPEMRRAIAEAEVGDDFLDGDPTTRRLEEAVAQLLGKERAIFFPSGTMANQCAIWTLSERGTEIYADYGSHINDWEMVGAAAIAGVQLRTVQGEGPMMDAQSLERAFRAPSSSAPRASLVCLENTHNGAGGLVTPLAGIRAMHDVARNHGCAVHLDGARLWNASAASGTPLHEFARFADTVMVSFSKGLGAPAGAALVGSEEVIERANEHRKRLGGVMRQSGILAAGALYGLEHNRDRLHVDHEHATEFSFIVDRAIAATVVPPDSNIVMIDLTPGLSAHDVVRRVAEHGVKVGVWTPTRVRAVMHLDVTREQVEQAGEAVLEGLDEAWRALGDTSEWPAVPRK
- the dnaX gene encoding DNA polymerase III subunit gamma/tau; translated protein: MIALARKYRPRNFATVAVQSHVSNTLKGAIARGRVAHGYLLCGPRGVGKTTLARVLAMALNCENKRDDGEPCGACQSCTRIWSGGASLDVVEIDAASNRGVDDARDLRERAMYAPSGEGRYKVYIVDEAHMLTREAWNALLKILEEPPPRVVFVFATTEPQKIAQAAAPVLSRLQRFDFRRMGPGDIRDRVGAVLGEEGVAFEPEALGMIARAADGSMRDALSLTDQVLALGDGGVTAQRVREALGLVAEDEYIALLDVIGERRAGDVFGLVGRLVDLGVDLGQFLAGLGDILRAQLALALGAREVEVSAAAREALEARKERLAPGDILRMLNAVAELEPRFRRSGQQQLLLETLLVRFALLDRTLDLESVLREVGGGGGGGGGGGGAGGADRRALRPRSARRGESRGGYRAAPPVAGDSAPRADISGRRETPVDTPRVQEGRIPPPRGEGPPPRGGPPSRGDSGGYGARMEAGPGLEREVGATATMSPPTAVAERLSPVEPVRRPVPATSGAGAPLATLDINHLVERWDDIVVAIRRDRPIVGTLVEKAIPTAVTSSGVVSLQIEDMGAFESLAAKAKELSTAMSQHIAGLTRVQLLPPDSAKDNSPRRMTAESIKSETLVALRKRDPVLAAAIDELDLDLIN